In Salvelinus namaycush isolate Seneca chromosome 15, SaNama_1.0, whole genome shotgun sequence, a genomic segment contains:
- the sdsl gene encoding serine dehydratase-like: MANPKAFHINSPFLESIDMSKRTGTNVYLKMESSQPSGSFKIRGIGHLCQKVAGPESKGVVCSSGGNAGMATAYVARKLNIPATIIVPSSSPELIREKLKDQGATVRVVGKVWDDANDEALRLTQTDGLTYVPPFDHPLLWQGHASIVREIKASLPSKPGAVVLSVGGGGLLCGVVEGMKEVGWASVPIICMETEGADCFNAAVKAGKIVTLPDITSEAKCLGSKTVCSQAFEYIKEGNMNIISELVTDQQALQAVETFLDEERVLVELACGAALAAVYSGVIQRLQGEGRLPVPLAGPLVMIVCGGSSINQAQLEHLRKVLNR; the protein is encoded by the exons ATGGCAAACCCAAAAGCCTTTCACATAAATAGCCCGTTTTTGGAGAGCATAGACATGTCAAAACGGACCGGGACCAATGTGTATTTAAAAATGGAAAGTTCCCAACCCTCCGGTTCATTCAAAATCCGTGGTATAGGACACCTTTGCCAAAAG GTTGCAGGACCAGAGTCCAAAGGAGTTGTTTGTTCTTCAG GTGGCAACGCTGGGATGGCCACAGCCTATGTGGCACGCAAACTAAACATTCCAGCAACTATCATTGTGCCTTCATCCTCTCCTGAGCTGATTAGGGAGAAGCTGAAGGACCAGGGAGCCACGGTCAGAGTAGTCGGCAAG GTGTGGGATGATGCCAATGATGAGGCCCTGCGTCTGACCCAGACTGATGGCCTGACCTATGTCCCACCCTTTGACCATCCTCTGCTCTG GCAAGGCCATGCCAGTATTGTGAGAGAGATCAAGGCCTCTCTTCCATCCAAGCCTGGGGCTGTAGTTTTATCTGTGGGGGGAGGAGGGCTGCTCTGTGGGGTGGTGGAGGGCATGAAGGAAGTGGGCTGGGCCAGTGTGCCCATCATCTGCATGGAGACTGAGGGAGCAGACTGTTTTAACGCAGCAGTAAAGGCTGGCAAGATAGTCACCCTCCCTGACATCACTAG TGAGGCCAAGTGTCTGGGTTCGAAGACGGTGTGCAGCCAGGCCTTTGAGTACATTAAGGAGGGCAACATGAACATCATATCAGAGCTGGTCACTGACCAGCAGGCCTTGCAAGCAGTGGAGACCTTCCTGG acgaGGAGCGTGTGCTGGTGGAGCTGGCCTGTGGGGCTGCGTTAGCGGCTGTGTACTCTGGCGTCATCCAGAGACTGCAGGGTGAGGGCCGGCTGCCTGTTCCCCTAGCAGGACCCCTAGTCATGATTGTCTGTGGAGGGAGCAGTATCAACCAGGCACAGCTGGAACATCTCAGGAAGGTCCTCAACAGATGA